In the Sus scrofa isolate TJ Tabasco breed Duroc chromosome 6, Sscrofa11.1, whole genome shotgun sequence genome, one interval contains:
- the ZNF19 gene encoding LOW QUALITY PROTEIN: zinc finger protein 19 (The sequence of the model RefSeq protein was modified relative to this genomic sequence to represent the inferred CDS: inserted 1 base in 1 codon; deleted 2 bases in 1 codon; substituted 2 bases at 2 genomic stop codons) — protein sequence MMIPCRLQKNVLKRSSFLXACELEKHQEIPAVKNIRGKVSRIHYDRKPFYLCQILRLACEECGKCFSYFSYYVRHQRIHTGEKPFECNECGKAFNVNSSLIGHWRIHTGEKPYQYEECGRAFNNNTNLIRHQQIHSGXRPYLCKESENGFTSSSEFVIHHRIHTGEKPYECNECGKAFVGSSPLLRYQKIHTGEKPFECNECGKGFGRTSHPSQHQCIHTGXKPYSCKICGQAFNFQTELTEHQKVHSEEKCFDCVDCGKAFSAQDQLKRHLRKHIQEMSYVCDECGKVFTSERNLLQYQRVHTREKPYECVKYEKTFRTYSQLDHAHPGEKPVLDIGHFGLPEFFTPFYW from the exons ATGATGATACCATGTAGGCTGCAGAAGAATGTTCTTAAGAGAAGCAGCTTCCTATAGGCATGTGAACTGGAGAAGCACCAGGAAATCCCTGCAGTGAAAAATATTAGAGGAAAAGTTTCAAGAATCCACTATGATAGGAAACCTTTTTATTTATGTCAGATTCTGCGACTAGCA TGTGAAGAGTGTGGGAAATGCTTCagctatttttcttattatgttagacaccagagaattcacactggggAGAAACCCTTTGAGTGCAATGAGTGTGGTAAAGCCTTTAATGTCAATTCGTCATTAATTGGGCATTGGAGaatccacactggagagaaaccctatcaGTATGAAGAGTGTGGGAGAGCCTTTAATAATAACACAAATCTGATCAGGCATCAGCAGATCCACAGTG GCAGACCCTATCTCTGCAAGGAGTCTGAAAATGGTTTCACAAGTAGTTCTGAGTTTGTTATACACCATAGAATCCATACTGGGGAGAAACCTTATGagtgtaatgaatgtgggaaagcttttGTTGGTAGTTCACCACTACTTCGATATCAAAAAAtccatactggagagaaaccctttgAGTGTAATGAGTGTGGCAAAGGCTTCGGAAGGACTTCTCATCCTAGTCAGCATCAGTGTATTCACACAGGGTAAAAACCTTATTCTTGTAAAATATGTGGGCAAGCCTTCAATTTTCAAACAGAACTAACTGAGCACCAAAAAGTCCACAGCGAGGAGAAATGCTTTGACTGTGTAGATTGTGGAAAAGCCTTTAGTGCTCAGGATCAATTAAAAAGACATCTTAGAAAACATATACAAGAGATGTCCTATGTTTGTGATGAGTGTGGAAAAGTCTTTACTAGCGAAAGAAATCTGCTTCAATATCAAAGAGTCCATACTAgagagaaaccctatgagtgTGTCAAGTATGAAAAAACATTTAGGACTTATTCCCAGCTAGATCATGCCCACCCTGGAGAGAAGCCTGTGCTGGACATTGGTCATTTTGGCCTCCCAGAATTTTTTACCCCCTTTTACTGGTAA